Proteins found in one Fulvitalea axinellae genomic segment:
- a CDS encoding fasciclin domain-containing protein: MKRKFYRIPLLLLFIAIGCQTDLDEHYEIPDTLGERLVTAMEAQGDLTQFVKAIDLLGIRKDLEKSSYTVFPPTDEAMVKYMKDKHGVEDVAELSEQDREMLVTAHIVRNSMSWDQMLRLNIFHTGSWGEKPGEGGTRQEIGVSWGFKLPTVYSPPQQEIYDAKAQKTRKVRHFTTYLPVMYYDKFSGMLEEGDYTFFFPDSEYTGFNVHAAVAVRPNIKALNGVIHVLDRPVPALVNAETFLAKTPEYSLFYELMNRFAVYEYDAWATRNQIGDVKDSVFTKTYRTQNALDWVEDDKTYHTGGYDEWLGLLNVLTVPDNETLKTYLTESFVHENGYASIEEIPDGVIKPLVSAHGFNTHNIASWIRPSQLDNFVNGIGQPTSLDKDKDVNFATILNNAAFYGLNKVIEPNLYKAVTRKMLFDRRFSYMLDISYRFNSSVTTLMTSPEWDGTIFMPTNEAFEASGYSYDEETDTYFKEDNFGDKEELSDNELQELLQMHMVLGRNHDNTSGRQFAKTLAIGNYLRVKDGKVRSGGNYEQGEELNIVASDASGVNGTFYEIDGVLDVPQRSLSSYVLSPLKDEYSEFRKILERAGYVNGLSISKLQNKENITVLIPTNEALIRNRDKIPEDQVELRQFIDYHFVQDAVIFTDGEESGNFYTLKEPKRKEFETVSVENSVTGLVFRDGNGNGAVVVDDPRFSNILAKGGTVHLIDNVLFGQ, translated from the coding sequence ATGAAGCGAAAATTTTACAGAATTCCGCTTCTGTTGCTGTTCATAGCCATCGGTTGCCAAACTGATCTTGACGAGCACTACGAGATTCCGGACACTCTGGGAGAACGTTTGGTGACGGCTATGGAAGCGCAGGGCGATCTGACCCAGTTCGTGAAAGCGATTGACCTTTTGGGCATTCGCAAAGATCTGGAAAAAAGCTCCTACACCGTATTTCCCCCCACCGATGAGGCGATGGTAAAATACATGAAAGACAAGCATGGGGTGGAGGATGTAGCCGAACTTTCCGAACAGGATAGGGAGATGTTGGTGACGGCGCACATCGTCCGCAACTCGATGTCGTGGGACCAGATGCTGAGGCTTAATATTTTTCATACCGGCTCTTGGGGCGAGAAACCGGGAGAGGGCGGAACGCGTCAGGAGATTGGCGTGAGTTGGGGCTTTAAGCTACCGACGGTTTACAGCCCGCCCCAGCAGGAGATTTATGACGCCAAAGCGCAGAAAACAAGGAAAGTGAGGCACTTCACTACGTACTTGCCGGTAATGTATTACGACAAGTTCAGCGGTATGCTGGAAGAGGGCGATTACACTTTCTTCTTCCCTGACAGCGAGTACACTGGGTTTAACGTTCACGCCGCCGTAGCGGTCAGGCCTAACATCAAGGCATTGAACGGTGTAATCCACGTATTGGACCGTCCTGTTCCGGCGTTGGTAAACGCTGAGACGTTTTTGGCCAAAACTCCGGAATACAGCCTTTTCTATGAATTGATGAACCGCTTTGCGGTGTACGAGTACGATGCTTGGGCTACTCGTAATCAAATCGGTGACGTGAAGGACTCCGTATTTACGAAGACTTACCGTACGCAAAACGCTTTGGATTGGGTGGAAGATGACAAAACCTACCACACGGGCGGATATGATGAGTGGCTCGGTTTGTTGAACGTTCTTACGGTTCCGGATAACGAGACTTTGAAAACGTACTTGACCGAAAGCTTTGTTCACGAAAACGGTTACGCTTCGATTGAGGAAATTCCCGACGGGGTGATTAAGCCGTTGGTAAGTGCGCACGGGTTTAATACGCACAATATCGCTTCTTGGATCCGTCCTTCGCAACTTGACAACTTCGTGAACGGAATCGGCCAGCCGACTTCTTTGGACAAGGACAAGGACGTGAACTTTGCGACGATCCTTAACAATGCCGCTTTTTACGGACTCAATAAGGTAATCGAGCCGAACCTTTACAAAGCCGTTACCCGGAAAATGCTTTTCGACAGGCGATTCTCGTATATGTTGGACATTTCGTACCGATTCAACAGCAGCGTAACCACGCTGATGACTTCGCCGGAATGGGACGGGACGATCTTTATGCCGACAAACGAAGCCTTCGAAGCATCGGGATACAGCTATGACGAGGAGACGGACACGTACTTCAAAGAGGATAATTTTGGAGACAAGGAAGAGCTGTCTGATAACGAACTTCAGGAGCTTCTTCAGATGCATATGGTCTTGGGCCGTAATCATGACAATACTTCCGGACGCCAGTTTGCCAAGACGTTGGCTATCGGTAATTATCTGCGCGTCAAAGACGGGAAAGTCCGTTCGGGCGGAAATTATGAGCAAGGTGAAGAACTGAATATTGTCGCTTCGGACGCTTCCGGCGTAAACGGGACTTTTTACGAAATCGACGGAGTGCTTGATGTGCCCCAAAGATCACTGTCTTCTTATGTTTTGAGTCCGTTGAAAGACGAGTATTCGGAGTTCCGTAAGATTTTGGAACGTGCAGGATATGTTAACGGCTTGAGTATCTCCAAGCTTCAGAACAAGGAGAACATTACTGTTTTGATACCGACAAACGAGGCGCTTATCCGCAATAGGGACAAAATCCCGGAAGACCAAGTGGAGTTGAGGCAGTTCATCGACTATCATTTTGTACAGGACGCAGTGATTTTCACCGACGGAGAGGAATCGGGCAATTTTTATACGCTCAAAGAACCAAAACGCAAGGAGTTCGAAACGGTAAGCGTAGAGAATTCGGTTACGGGCTTGGTATTCCGCGACGGCAACGGCAACGGCGCCGTAGTGGTGGATGACCCGAGGTTCAGTAATATTTTGGCCAAAGGCGGCACCGTGCATCTGATCGACAATGTCTTGTTTGGCCAATAA